In the Brachionichthys hirsutus isolate HB-005 chromosome 13, CSIRO-AGI_Bhir_v1, whole genome shotgun sequence genome, tgatgTGGACTGTGCTCTCCTGCGTGTTGGCTGTTCTGTCCCTCATTTTCATCTCATTTTCtctcacctccccccccccccccccccccccattccataAAGGTGACAGCAGAGGAATTGTCTGGTAACGATGATTACGTTGAACTCTCCTTCAGCGCTCGCAAGCTGGATGACAAGGTCTGtgcgctttttttttaaagaagactGAAAATTGTTTCAGTCTCCCTTTAGCCATTAGGCAAATCAATATTCAGATGTGAGTTATAGTGtgcaatgtgtgtgcgtgtcaggcaggtgtgtgtgtgtgtgtgtgtgtggtgggatAAGGGATTTGATGAGGAACCAACTCACACACAATATACAGAAGTACAATCCGGTACTCGAGGAGGCCCGCTGAGATAGGCGGGTACCCCTCCCATCTCGCCCACCCCACCACCACACATTAAGATAACTACACTAATTTTCAGCCCCTCCACACGCAGACATGTGAGCCCGGCCACGGATGACTAATCCAAAACAACCCGGGCCTTCGGGGGAAAGATGGATCTAAGCAGCAGCGGAGGGTGGGAAGGACAGGAAGGGGATGGGTGTAAGAAagagggaagaaaggaagaaaaatggGGTGAAAAAGCGATTCTGTTACCATATGAATGATTTATGACCATCAAAGGCGCTTCTGAGGGGGATGCCTTACatgaatgctttttttcttctgaaggATTTTTTTAGCAAATCAGACCCTTTCCTGGAGATTTTCAGAATAAATGATGACGGGACCGAGTCGCTCGTACATCGAACTGAGGTAATCACacgcaaagaaaaaaacatgaaatgtttcatCAGACTAGTGATTAGCAAAAACCTTGTGATgtttttgaggtttttttttgtatatgcCATAGACGATCATGAACAACCTCAGCCCAGTTTGGAAATCCTTCAAAGTTTCCTTGAACACACTTTGCAGCGGCAACCATGACAGGGAGCTAAAGGTGAGTCTGCAACTCAAACTGTTTTTTTCACAGGTTTGCAGCGACGCCAatgagatgtatttatttttatttaccttAGAATTCATCTGCGACAGCCTGAGAATGCTAAAAGCCCAACACGGCTTCCTTTGTtatttaagccccccccccccccggaatacACAATGCACAATTGGAGGAAAAGGCCAAATGGCACCTGAAGGCCTGCAGGTGCTCTTGCCAGGGTTTTTCATTGTGCAGCATACATATTATGAGCTTTGTAAAGCATAGGCATTGTGAAAGTGTCATATAACCATATAAATGTAGCCTAATCAGGccaagtacccccccccctctgggttGAGTTCAGGTCATGTGTCGCCTCTCCCGATGCCTCTGGGTAATTTAATGGGGCAGTGGCCATCATAAACTCTCACCTTTACTCACCAGAATCAATCTGTGAGCCCacatccatctgtgtgtgtgtgtgtgtgtgtgtgtggatatgcGTCAAAGTGGCGGCTGCACATCATCGCTAAACCGCTATTCTTAACCATGAATAAACATGAGATGTTCGTTAAATATTCAAAGGCGTCATAACTCTGCGTGGCTCCtgacagcaggaggaaggacttgcacactcacacacacacacacacacacacgcacgcaagcCGTCAGCTTTGGTTTCCAGGGCTACTCGTTTGAAGCAACAGAGCTACAGTGAGAGAAGGGAAGGCAGACATTTCTATTCAGACCAGTGCTTCTTTTCACCAGGCTGTTAACTGACCGATGCATAAATGTATAACCCTCCTCTGCCGCTTCCGCCTATTTccctttttatatattttgttgttttcttcttatCTGGTTCGCCATCGTTTGCTGTCTGTGCACGGCCCGCTTGGTCCAAGTCAGTATTCCGTGATATGGAATGCAAGTCTTTCATTGTTTCAATTTTACATTTACTCTCGCACAACGCTCAGAATCTCGGAGCGCAAGCAAGGCTGCAAGTACACGAGCGCTcgccccgacccccccccctcgcaagCAGAAATGGCAGACACAAAAACATAGACGTGAATACAATGCACGcacacaggaaaataaaacagccTTCAGGTGCAGGCACTTGGCAGCTTAAGTGGGAGACAGGAAGCAAGGGGATTACTGGGGGCCGTTTTTTAATCAAACGCTGTATGATTGCTTCTGATCACTGACCTCACATACGAGGCCACGAAACTCAAGAGTCAAATTACCTATTCGCCGGCGTCCGAGCCTTTGAAAAAgcgtttttatttgtgtgtgtgtctttattggtgaaatgtattcattattattgaTTGTAAGTCCTCTGTAGAACTGTCCAGATGTTTGTACCCCTGTTTCTTTACGACATGCTAAACCGTGGCCTCCGTGACCTGCACCGGTGATTGAGGCCATTTTTCCTGTGTTGCAGCATCATTTGGAAGCAAACTgttatgttcacacacacacacacacacacacacaaacacgcacacacaaataaagcagtCTCTTAAGCCACGTCCCTCTCAGCATCCGCAGATTAATATTTCACCACTCCATTGCCCCCCCGCCAACTCCCCCTTATCAATCATTCAGCATGGCATTTccctgcatgtctgtgtgtgtgagtgtgtgtgcgtaacAGCGATAGTGTTGCAGCTGCGGTCTAACTGAATGAATGtgtgcacttgtgtgtgtgtgttccagtgcACGGTTTGGGACTGGGACTCTAATGGAAAACATGACTTTATTGGGGAATTTCAGACCACCTTTAAGGAGgtgagagcagagcaggaggGCAAGCAGGTAAGGAcgagcgcacacacaccaacgacAGCCAACCAGCCAAGCTGCCCAGGGAACGGCTGCAGTTGGTTTGCAATATAAACCATTTAAAATTCTTAAAtagattaattaaatattaatgataAATCTATCATTAATGTTGCGAGTGCAATGCCTGTTGTTATATCTACTATGGAATGGATTGATGCTCAAAGACATGGTCTGCTGTCCGCGAAAGAATATTCCATGTTTCATGACCGACAGGAAATCATCAAAATAAtttctgaataaataaaataaaccttaTCAACAGGTGGAAAAGCAGAGGGGTATTTTCTGGAATAGGTCTGTAAAAGAGAAGCTGCTTGGGTGACTTAACATCATCTGATACCAGCCAATCACAATCTGACGTATCCGTGGAATCCCGTGTGATCCAAAGCAGACGTAGACGGTCTCTGGGCTCGTTGTTATCAGCAGCGTGGAACCACAGCTTCTGTTTGCAGGCTGAGTGTaaaaagatcccccccccccccaccccacacccaCCCTCCTTTGGGTTCTGATGCGCCTGTCTTTGATATATTTTAGTGAACATTTTGCTGCATTAGTTCTGTGTGATAAGACCAACCGAGTTCTGCTGGCAAGGTTCTTAAGTGTTTTTGCTCaataaggacaaaaaaaaactgtttgttCTCTTCTGCACTAAAATCATATGTTATGGTTTAttcatgccacacacacacacacacacacacacacacacacacacacacaaagaactCCGCCACAGTGTTAACATCAATGTGTGTTTGCCTAGATTCAGTGGGAATGCATCAACCCTAAATAccagatgaagaagaagaactacAGAAACTCGGGTGTTGTCATTCTCAACCACTGTAAGGTGAAGTAACAGCATCCCTATTGTCAGACTCGCATCTTTAGCCGTGCATTTCAGCTCCTGTTGCCGTGTTAATAGTCCTCATTTGAAGGAATGgagtgaggggaggggggggggcattgtgtgTTGCATTGCACACTCAGCTTTCCATATACAATCTACATTTCCCCTGACAgatcataaaaatgtattccTTCCTGGATTACATCATGGGAGGCTGCCAAATTCAGTTCACAGTGAGTTTTGCCACATAATCTCCACCAGTTTAGCAGCAGCATCTGTTCCAAGCCCACCCACGCAGCGTGGAATGTATGTCTGTGCGCCTTTCTGCCCCAAAGGTGGCAATAGATTTTACAGCGTCCAATGGGGATCCCAGAAACAGCTGCTCCCTCCACTACATCCACCCCTACCAGCCCAACGAGTACCTTAAAGCGCTGGTGGCTGTCGGGGAGATCTGCCAGGACTACGACAGGTATCTCCCACTCCACCGGTCATCGCTGATGCTAAAGCTAATGCAGGCAACTTAATGCATGTTGGCATGACGAGATGTATCATGGAAGTAGAGCAATAAATCCACTGAGGCTGATGTCTCCTGAGTTTTAGGGACATTTTGACAagtggacaaaataaaaaccactCCTGTATCCTTCTCTTTATGCAGATTCACACCTAAATTGAAATGGTTCCAATCCTGGCCCACAATCTGTCCTTCTACTAAATCAtgaaattgctttaaaaaataaaaaacacacacacacacaactagaaTGGCATTCCATTTCCTACATACTTCCACCATGGCACAACAGACATGTCTCTGTCTGGATCAACCCCAAACATTACTGTAGTCTAGTCCCATCTTTCAAGATGTcagtatttttttgtgtgtaatctTTCAACAAACAAATGGACATGGGTATAAaaactctccctctctctctccagtgacAAAATGTTCCCTGCATTTGGGTTTGGAGCACTGATTCCACCTGATTTCAAGGTAGGACCCCAAGCTTGTTTTCCGTTACCTAAATTGGACGGAGAATGTTTTTGCCGGGTGTTTGCTCGAGAGTCTGTGTTGTCTGACCCACCTGCAGGTTTCGCACGATTTCGCGGTGAACTCTGACGAGGACAATCCTGAATGTGCTGGTGAGCTGTGTAATAATCAGACCTTCAAATTCATACGCCGCAGGACCCACCGAGTTGCTttcatataaacacacacacacacaccccacacacagcTGGGATGGTTGTTGCCATACAGAAGGAAGTATTTCAGGCTCTATCTAtctacagaggggggggggagcaacacTAATCTGTACGTGCGAAGTGGGTTTCTGTACTCTTCACTCCACATAGCAGCATTCCCACCGTGAaggttcgtgtgtgtgtgtgtgtgtgtgtgtgtgatccggCTTTTTGTTTGATGAAACTTTCCAAAACGGTCACATGCAAGAGAGCCTGACACATTTTAGCAGCTACTTAAGCAACTTGGCGAGGTTTTATGCCGGCGtgcagacggatggacagacagtcCAACCAGAAATTGTTCTAATGAAATGGGCTTTAATTGCAGGGATCCAAGGTGTGGTGGAGGCCTACCAGAATTGCCTTCCCAAGATCCAGCTCTATGGGCCCACCAACATTGCCCCAATCATCCAGAAAGTGGCTTCATCTGCCTCAGAGGAGATGCACACCAAAGAGGCCATGGTGAGGGCGAGGCAGCGAGTCTGTGTGTGGACcggcacacagagagaca is a window encoding:
- the cpne4b gene encoding copine-4, whose translation is MSNIYESAEATLGFISSPCLTKVELRVACRGISDRDALSKPDPCVVLKMQSHGQWFEVDRTEVIRSSSTPVFSKIFLVDYYFEEVQRLRFELHDISSGNNGLRDADFLGAMECTLGQIVSQRKLNKALLKQGNTAGKSSIAVTAEELSGNDDYVELSFSARKLDDKDFFSKSDPFLEIFRINDDGTESLVHRTETIMNNLSPVWKSFKVSLNTLCSGNHDRELKCTVWDWDSNGKHDFIGEFQTTFKEVRAEQEGKQIQWECINPKYQMKKKNYRNSGVVILNHCKIIKMYSFLDYIMGGCQIQFTVAIDFTASNGDPRNSCSLHYIHPYQPNEYLKALVAVGEICQDYDSDKMFPAFGFGALIPPDFKVSHDFAVNSDEDNPECAGIQGVVEAYQNCLPKIQLYGPTNIAPIIQKVASSASEEMHTKEAMEYFILLILTDGVITDMADTREAIVHASHLPMSVIIVGVGNADFTDMQILDGDDGILRSPKGEPVLRDIVQFVPFKDFKHASPAALAKSVLAEVPNQVVDYYNAKGIKPKCMSDYETTRTFSP